One genomic segment of Oleidesulfovibrio alaskensis DSM 16109 includes these proteins:
- a CDS encoding helix-turn-helix domain-containing protein: MRIPKTAYAVIAATLCIVLLFIVFNTAIVARLVSGVAVDYFVDAARQSLRDTRTQMTAMLSDSTPLDDNAESEILHEMLRVSGATGIVVFNTDGSGVYLDTLTGRKARVPAPLAPQSGTAEQTENTAPAQSRPGAIAGNSTGQPAAESLSPALARWLRAGLDTSLEVAPGLPLLEISPETDGGRLLYILAQAAGRTAFLLYTPEALIGSVVQHFPHAEAVVSVNGIILAASGGFSQELEKARQEEKQLTLKALTGRREGTYGITSETLVSSKATGLAVTMLAREVNLLSMLLRDTRFLVATAALLAALAAIIIGYTLYAGKMRKAYRPNKPLSSQQVRRLLRQGEGDHVEFKSTLRFNLKSGKNDKSIELAVLKGITAFLNTAGGTLLVGVSDEGEVLGMDPDGFRNDDHALRHISNLVAEHIGIRHINAISLHALTLDGKTVLAAVCRQATEPAFLRHKDDEMFLVRQGPGNRQLSFSEFWHISRKFR, encoded by the coding sequence ATGCGCATTCCCAAAACAGCTTATGCAGTCATCGCCGCCACTCTGTGCATCGTGCTGCTGTTCATTGTGTTCAACACCGCCATTGTCGCACGACTGGTAAGCGGCGTGGCAGTAGACTACTTTGTCGATGCCGCGCGGCAGTCGCTGCGCGACACACGCACCCAGATGACGGCCATGCTGTCCGACAGCACCCCGCTGGACGACAACGCCGAATCTGAAATCCTGCACGAAATGCTGCGGGTCAGCGGTGCCACCGGCATTGTGGTCTTCAACACTGACGGCAGCGGAGTGTATCTGGATACGCTCACCGGCAGAAAAGCCCGCGTACCCGCACCTCTGGCTCCGCAGTCCGGCACGGCGGAACAGACTGAAAACACCGCTCCCGCACAATCACGGCCCGGTGCCATAGCCGGCAACAGCACCGGACAACCGGCCGCGGAATCGCTCAGCCCGGCTCTTGCCCGATGGCTGCGTGCCGGTTTGGACACATCGCTGGAGGTTGCCCCCGGCCTGCCCCTGCTGGAAATATCGCCTGAAACGGACGGCGGGCGTCTGCTGTACATTCTGGCGCAGGCCGCCGGAAGGACAGCTTTTCTGCTGTACACGCCGGAAGCGCTCATCGGCAGTGTGGTGCAGCATTTTCCGCATGCCGAAGCCGTGGTATCTGTCAACGGAATCATTCTGGCAGCCAGCGGCGGTTTCAGTCAGGAACTGGAAAAAGCCCGGCAGGAAGAAAAGCAGCTCACGCTCAAGGCACTGACAGGACGACGCGAAGGCACCTACGGCATCACTTCCGAAACGCTTGTCTCCTCCAAAGCCACAGGCCTTGCCGTGACCATGCTGGCACGGGAGGTCAACCTGCTTTCCATGCTGCTGCGCGACACGCGGTTTCTGGTGGCCACAGCCGCCCTGCTGGCCGCGCTGGCGGCCATCATCATCGGCTACACGTTGTATGCGGGCAAAATGCGCAAGGCGTACAGGCCCAACAAACCGCTGTCATCCCAGCAGGTACGGCGCCTGCTGCGGCAGGGCGAAGGCGACCATGTGGAGTTCAAATCAACGCTGCGCTTTAACCTGAAAAGCGGTAAAAATGATAAAAGTATAGAGCTTGCCGTTCTGAAAGGCATCACCGCATTTCTGAACACGGCCGGAGGCACCCTGCTGGTAGGCGTGAGCGACGAAGGCGAGGTGCTGGGCATGGACCCGGACGGCTTCCGCAACGACGACCATGCCCTGCGGCATATCAGCAATCTGGTGGCGGAACATATCGGCATACGGCATATCAACGCCATAAGCCTGCATGCACTGACGCTGGACGGCAAAACCGTACTGGCTGCGGTGTGCCGTCAGGCCACCGAACCCGCCTTTCTGCGTCACAAAGACGACGAGATGTTTCTTGTACGGCAGGGACCGGGCAACAGACAGCTGAGTTTCAGCGAGTTCTGGCACATCAGCCGCAAGTTCCGCTGA
- the hypF gene encoding carbamoyltransferase HypF, which translates to MAAATIRRKYVISGQVQGVGFRPFVFRIAREHGITGTVSNTSQGVFIEAQGTPQAVAAFGTDLTDKLPPLARVVSRTEEDIPPREDEQLFTIVASEGGSGQNVLISADVATCQDCLRDMFDPSDRRYLYPFTNCTNCGPRYTITRAIPYDRDKTSMACFPLCPQCREEYENPMDRRFHAQPNACPKCGPHVWLASADGTQLARDTEAVVQTAKALAKGHIAAIKGLGGFHLACDATATAAVDRLRARKKRPGKPLAVMVPDMAAAQALAHIGSGEAALLQSVERPIVLCRLKQGTPLAPQASPHTDHVGLMLPYTPLHHVLFHLYREILPHEACAALVMTSGNMSSEPISLGNREALLRLHDIADIFLLHNRDILIRTDDSVVRVNPDTHEPQFLRRARGYTPRPVFLDGEGPCVMATGPELKSTLCYTRGDQAFVSQHIGDLQNLESFGFYREIARHLQSVLEVTPQAVVHDLHPDYLTTSYAEGRAQRDGIPALSLQHHYAHIYSVLAENRFSGPVLGIALDGTGYGEDGTIWGGELLYVDNSRLDHERLGHLAPMLLPGGEAAIREPWRIAQGILWQNGTTCPGDIPWPWQEQFRDAARVLPQVMERRLNTPLTSSCGRLFDAVSAMLGICISVTYEGQAAIMLERIQDMGVTAPYPCPMRTDVQPLMLDTHALFMAAYADWLQNVPAGVISRRFHLGLMHGLAEAAGSLAEVMDIATVGLSGGVMQNRTISAELPPLLRRRGLSVLVHRELPPGDGCISLGQADWGRRMLMQQ; encoded by the coding sequence ATGGCTGCAGCAACAATCCGCAGAAAATACGTCATCTCCGGACAGGTACAGGGTGTCGGCTTCCGGCCCTTTGTCTTCCGCATCGCCCGCGAACACGGCATCACGGGCACGGTGTCCAACACCTCGCAGGGAGTATTCATCGAAGCACAGGGCACGCCGCAGGCCGTTGCCGCATTCGGTACCGACCTGACGGACAAGCTGCCGCCGCTGGCGCGGGTTGTGTCGCGCACGGAAGAAGATATCCCCCCCCGTGAAGACGAGCAGCTGTTCACCATTGTGGCCAGCGAAGGGGGCAGCGGGCAGAATGTGCTCATCAGCGCGGACGTGGCCACCTGTCAGGACTGTCTGCGCGATATGTTCGACCCGTCGGACAGACGTTACCTGTATCCCTTTACCAACTGTACCAACTGCGGCCCGCGTTACACCATTACGCGGGCCATTCCGTATGACAGAGACAAAACGTCCATGGCGTGTTTTCCGCTGTGCCCTCAATGCCGCGAAGAATACGAAAACCCCATGGACAGAAGATTCCACGCCCAGCCCAACGCCTGTCCGAAATGCGGCCCGCATGTGTGGCTTGCCTCGGCGGACGGCACGCAACTGGCCCGCGACACGGAAGCTGTTGTCCAGACGGCAAAGGCACTGGCCAAAGGCCATATTGCCGCCATCAAAGGGCTGGGGGGCTTTCATCTGGCATGCGACGCCACCGCCACCGCAGCGGTGGACAGGTTGCGCGCACGCAAAAAAAGACCCGGCAAACCGCTGGCCGTCATGGTGCCCGACATGGCAGCAGCTCAGGCTCTGGCCCACATCGGCAGCGGCGAAGCGGCCCTGCTGCAGTCAGTGGAACGCCCCATTGTGCTGTGCCGGCTAAAACAGGGCACCCCGCTGGCTCCGCAGGCCAGCCCCCATACGGACCATGTGGGGCTTATGCTGCCTTATACGCCGCTGCACCATGTACTTTTTCATCTGTACCGCGAAATTCTGCCGCATGAAGCCTGCGCCGCGCTGGTCATGACTTCCGGCAACATGAGCAGCGAACCCATCAGTCTGGGAAACAGGGAAGCGCTGCTGCGCCTGCACGACATTGCCGATATTTTTCTGCTGCACAACCGCGACATTCTCATCCGCACCGACGACTCCGTGGTGCGCGTCAACCCCGACACGCACGAACCGCAGTTTCTGCGCAGAGCCCGCGGCTACACCCCCCGCCCTGTCTTTCTGGACGGTGAAGGGCCGTGCGTCATGGCCACCGGTCCCGAGCTGAAAAGCACCCTTTGCTACACGCGGGGTGATCAGGCTTTTGTCAGCCAGCACATAGGCGATCTGCAGAATCTTGAATCGTTCGGATTTTACCGTGAAATCGCACGGCACCTGCAGTCCGTGCTGGAAGTGACTCCGCAGGCGGTGGTGCACGATCTGCATCCCGACTACCTGACCACCAGCTATGCCGAAGGCCGCGCGCAGCGCGACGGCATTCCCGCGCTGAGTCTGCAGCACCATTATGCGCACATATACAGCGTACTGGCAGAAAACAGATTTTCCGGGCCGGTGCTGGGCATTGCGCTGGACGGCACAGGATACGGCGAAGACGGTACCATATGGGGCGGAGAACTGCTGTATGTAGACAACAGCCGGCTGGACCATGAACGGCTGGGACATCTTGCCCCCATGCTGCTGCCCGGCGGCGAGGCCGCCATACGGGAGCCCTGGCGCATCGCACAGGGAATACTGTGGCAGAACGGCACAACCTGCCCCGGAGACATACCCTGGCCGTGGCAGGAGCAGTTCAGAGATGCGGCGCGCGTTCTGCCGCAGGTCATGGAGCGCAGACTGAACACTCCGCTGACAAGCAGTTGCGGGCGTCTGTTCGACGCGGTATCCGCCATGCTGGGCATATGTATTTCAGTCACATACGAAGGACAGGCGGCCATAATGCTGGAGCGCATACAGGACATGGGCGTGACAGCCCCCTACCCATGCCCCATGCGTACCGATGTGCAGCCGCTGATGCTCGACACACACGCCCTGTTCATGGCCGCATATGCCGACTGGCTGCAAAATGTTCCCGCAGGTGTCATCAGCCGCCGCTTCCATCTGGGTCTCATGCATGGTCTGGCAGAAGCCGCCGGCAGTCTGGCGGAAGTCATGGACATTGCCACGGTGGGGCTTTCCGGCGGCGTGATGCAGAACAGAACCATAAGCGCCGAACTGCCGCCGCTGCTGCGCCGTCGCGGGCTCTCTGTACTGGTGCACCGTGAACTGCCGCCCGGCGACGGCTGCATTTCGCTGGGACAGGCAGACTGGGGCCGCCGCATGCTGATGCAGCAGTAA
- a CDS encoding helix-turn-helix domain-containing protein, with protein sequence MAAKKLGARICKFREERGMTREELAEAAGLGADFITALEEEDLYPSIGPLQKIARALNVRLGTFMDDEVTRDPIVVRKSGRESDLTMQKARNKRAAFMFHSLGKGKSDRNMEPFFIEIAPEPNEDRQLSSHQGEEFIVVVSGSILVRYGNEEHVLEQGDSIYYNSIVPHYVGAAGDDKAEIYAVIYYPR encoded by the coding sequence ATGGCCGCAAAAAAACTGGGAGCGCGCATCTGTAAGTTCCGCGAGGAGCGGGGGATGACGCGTGAAGAACTGGCAGAGGCCGCCGGCCTCGGAGCCGACTTTATCACGGCGCTGGAAGAAGAGGATCTTTATCCTTCCATCGGCCCGCTGCAGAAGATTGCCCGCGCGCTTAACGTGCGTCTGGGCACGTTTATGGATGATGAAGTGACCCGCGACCCCATTGTGGTGCGCAAAAGCGGGCGTGAAAGCGACCTGACCATGCAGAAGGCACGGAACAAACGCGCCGCGTTCATGTTTCATTCGCTGGGCAAGGGAAAAAGCGACCGCAACATGGAACCTTTTTTCATTGAGATAGCTCCGGAACCCAACGAAGACAGGCAGCTCTCTTCGCATCAGGGCGAGGAGTTCATTGTTGTCGTTTCGGGCAGCATTCTTGTGCGCTACGGCAATGAAGAGCATGTTCTGGAACAGGGCGACAGCATTTACTACAACTCTATCGTGCCGCACTATGTGGGCGCGGCGGGTGACGACAAGGCGGAAATATACGCCGTTATCTATTACCCGCGCTAG
- a CDS encoding AMP-binding protein — MENFELREWTLGQILDHAVANWPDNEAVVYVDRDYRQTYREFGKVVDDLARGLMALGVKHGEKVAVWSTNVPYWVALQFATAKIGAVLLTVNTNYRKSELQYLLTQSECENLFIMDGYRDHDYLQTIYDLMPELKNQPRGNLNLNGFPHLRRVMFLGVEKHRGMYSVPEIISLGVMVSDQEYAERQRMLSPGDVVNMQYTSGTTGFPKGVMLTHVGIGLNGYWIGRNQNFTHKDRLCLPVPLFHCFGCVLGVLAAVNHGATLVILENFNPVHVMASVDQENCTALYGVPTMFLAVLEHKLFEKFDFSSLRTGIMAGSVCPEPLMRRVIENMNMTEVTICYGLTEGSPVMTQTLPTDSFERRTRTVGKAMPGIEVQVVDPDTGEELPHGSQGEVVCRGYNVMKGYYNMPEATQKAVDADGWLHSGDLGIMDEHGYVTITGRIKDMIIRGGENIYPREIEEFLYGMEGVQDVQVVGVPSRRYGEEVGAFIIAKEGADLAPEDVRDYCRGQIAWYKVPRHIAFVEEYPMTASGKIQKFKLREMCAELFPDVR; from the coding sequence ATGGAAAATTTTGAGCTTCGCGAATGGACTCTCGGTCAGATTCTGGATCATGCCGTGGCCAATTGGCCCGACAATGAAGCCGTGGTATACGTAGACCGCGACTACCGCCAGACCTACCGCGAGTTCGGCAAGGTGGTTGACGATCTTGCCAGAGGGCTGATGGCTCTCGGGGTGAAACATGGCGAAAAGGTGGCCGTATGGTCCACCAACGTGCCGTACTGGGTGGCCCTGCAGTTTGCCACGGCAAAAATCGGCGCCGTGCTGCTGACGGTCAACACCAACTACCGTAAAAGCGAGCTACAATACCTGCTAACCCAGTCCGAATGCGAAAACCTGTTCATTATGGACGGGTACCGCGACCATGATTATCTGCAGACCATTTACGACCTGATGCCGGAGCTGAAAAATCAGCCCCGCGGCAACCTGAATCTGAACGGCTTTCCTCATCTCAGAAGGGTCATGTTTCTGGGCGTGGAAAAGCACCGCGGCATGTATTCCGTGCCGGAAATCATCAGCCTCGGGGTTATGGTTTCCGATCAGGAGTATGCCGAACGCCAGCGCATGCTCAGCCCCGGAGACGTGGTCAACATGCAGTACACATCCGGCACCACGGGCTTTCCCAAAGGGGTTATGCTGACGCATGTGGGCATAGGGCTTAATGGGTACTGGATAGGCCGCAACCAGAACTTCACACACAAGGACAGGTTGTGCCTGCCCGTGCCGCTTTTCCATTGTTTCGGCTGTGTGCTGGGTGTTCTGGCTGCCGTGAATCACGGAGCCACGCTGGTTATTCTGGAAAACTTCAACCCCGTGCATGTGATGGCGTCGGTGGATCAGGAAAACTGCACCGCCCTGTACGGTGTACCCACCATGTTTCTTGCCGTGCTGGAGCACAAGCTGTTCGAAAAGTTCGATTTCAGCTCGCTGCGCACCGGCATCATGGCCGGGTCGGTATGTCCGGAACCGCTTATGCGCCGTGTCATCGAAAATATGAACATGACCGAAGTCACCATCTGCTACGGTCTGACCGAAGGTTCGCCGGTGATGACGCAGACGCTGCCCACAGACAGCTTTGAGCGCCGTACCCGCACCGTGGGCAAGGCCATGCCCGGCATCGAAGTGCAGGTGGTGGACCCCGACACGGGTGAAGAGCTGCCGCATGGCTCGCAGGGCGAGGTTGTCTGCCGCGGGTACAACGTGATGAAAGGCTACTACAATATGCCCGAGGCCACGCAGAAAGCCGTGGACGCTGACGGCTGGCTGCATTCCGGTGATCTGGGCATTATGGACGAACACGGATACGTGACCATAACCGGCCGCATCAAAGATATGATTATCCGTGGCGGAGAAAATATCTACCCGCGCGAAATAGAAGAGTTTCTGTACGGGATGGAAGGCGTGCAGGACGTGCAGGTGGTGGGAGTGCCCAGCCGCCGGTACGGCGAAGAAGTGGGGGCGTTCATCATTGCGAAAGAAGGTGCCGATCTGGCTCCGGAAGATGTGCGCGATTACTGCAGGGGGCAGATAGCGTGGTACAAGGTGCCGCGTCATATCGCCTTTGTGGAGGAATATCCCATGACCGCCAGCGGCAAGATTCAGAAATTCAAGCTGCGCGAAATGTGCGCGGAGCTGTTTCCCGACGTGCGCTGA
- a CDS encoding PAS domain-containing sensor histidine kinase, translating to MPPRITLAPTPKQFVGRSISRDLTISLLVMLMVVVGGMASIQYISHSRTSLEELDNKADEYITRLADILSVPIWNFDTRTIEQIGSVFTQYDLVNEVVIKDPAGHTLFSVTKAPDPDATLIRQRDIFYDGEIIGNVRVVLTLREYKRSLRRMLSPTALTIGGVALVIVLATGVLLRIYLRRPLDVLLSSIDKVSKGDFRHDFSTIQQAELAAIARSFASMSAKVEAREKALQRMNSQLQEEVAERERAEQALRNSEERYSLAVGGTNDGIWDWDLISNKVYFSPRWKEIIGFQDHEIPNEIPEWTSRVHPDDLAKILKAHEMYLSRELPAFEVEYRLRHKDGSYRWILGRGLALWSDADQPYRMAGAHTDITDRKESERELLATKNRLDNILNSMPSLIVGVSDNGIILQWNRTAEEETSVSARDAIGTPFENTLPEFSFLMGKVLQSLNSGETISLERKAITYSDRVRTFDIIIYPVTERGEHSAVIRIDDVTDRIRIEEMMVQTEKMMSVGGLAAGMAHEINNPLGGILQGAQNIVRRISTEIKANHAAADEVGCDLTAIRAYMEKRGITRFLDGIQESGNRAAKIVSNMLEFSRRSESRRQLADMHALMDKTVELAANDYDLKKKYDFRHIELVRDYAPDLPGIHCTPTEIEQVLLNLLKNSAQAMAGRPKDSTEPPRITLRTRLQHDKVCIQVLDNGPGMDEETRKRVFEPFFTTKSVGEGTGLGLSVSYFIITTNHGGSFTVDSEPGKGACFTILLPR from the coding sequence ATGCCACCCAGAATAACACTTGCCCCGACCCCGAAGCAGTTCGTGGGACGCAGTATTTCCCGCGATCTGACCATCAGCCTGCTTGTCATGCTTATGGTCGTGGTGGGGGGCATGGCGTCCATACAGTACATCAGCCACTCGCGCACGTCGCTGGAAGAGCTGGACAACAAGGCCGATGAATATATCACGCGTCTGGCCGACATACTCTCGGTTCCCATATGGAATTTCGACACCCGTACCATCGAACAGATCGGCAGTGTGTTCACCCAGTACGATCTGGTCAACGAAGTGGTCATCAAAGACCCGGCGGGACACACGCTGTTTTCTGTCACCAAAGCCCCCGATCCCGACGCCACACTCATCCGCCAGCGTGATATTTTTTATGACGGTGAAATAATCGGCAACGTGCGGGTGGTGCTGACCCTGCGCGAATACAAAAGAAGCCTGCGCCGCATGCTTTCCCCCACGGCGCTGACCATCGGCGGGGTTGCGCTGGTCATTGTGCTGGCAACGGGTGTTCTGCTGCGTATTTATCTACGCCGCCCGCTTGATGTGCTCTTGTCCAGCATAGACAAAGTTTCAAAGGGTGATTTCCGCCACGACTTCAGCACCATACAGCAGGCCGAACTGGCAGCCATAGCCCGCAGCTTTGCCAGCATGAGCGCAAAGGTTGAAGCGCGCGAAAAAGCCCTGCAGCGCATGAACAGCCAGCTGCAGGAAGAAGTGGCCGAACGTGAGCGGGCAGAGCAGGCGCTGCGCAACAGCGAAGAACGGTATTCTCTGGCCGTCGGCGGCACCAACGACGGCATATGGGACTGGGATCTGATCTCGAATAAAGTGTATTTTTCACCCCGCTGGAAGGAAATCATCGGTTTTCAGGACCACGAAATACCCAACGAGATTCCCGAGTGGACCAGCCGCGTGCACCCTGATGATCTGGCCAAGATACTCAAGGCGCACGAAATGTATCTTTCACGCGAACTGCCCGCTTTTGAAGTGGAATACAGGCTGCGGCACAAAGACGGCAGCTACCGCTGGATTCTGGGACGCGGGCTGGCGCTGTGGAGCGACGCCGACCAGCCGTACCGCATGGCCGGTGCACATACCGACATCACCGACAGAAAAGAATCGGAACGCGAACTGCTGGCCACCAAAAACCGGCTGGACAACATTCTCAATTCCATGCCGTCGCTCATCGTGGGCGTCAGCGACAACGGCATCATTCTGCAATGGAACCGCACGGCGGAAGAGGAAACCTCCGTTTCCGCCCGCGATGCCATCGGCACGCCTTTTGAGAACACGCTGCCTGAATTCTCTTTTCTCATGGGCAAGGTGCTTCAGTCGCTCAATTCCGGCGAAACCATATCACTGGAACGCAAAGCCATCACCTACAGCGACCGTGTGCGCACGTTTGACATCATAATCTACCCCGTGACCGAACGCGGCGAACACAGCGCAGTCATACGCATTGACGATGTGACAGACCGCATCCGCATTGAAGAGATGATGGTACAGACAGAAAAAATGATGTCCGTGGGCGGACTGGCGGCGGGTATGGCGCACGAAATCAACAACCCGCTGGGGGGCATTCTGCAGGGGGCGCAAAATATCGTACGGCGCATCTCCACAGAGATAAAAGCGAACCATGCCGCTGCGGACGAAGTGGGCTGCGACCTGACGGCCATACGGGCCTATATGGAAAAACGCGGCATCACCCGGTTCCTTGACGGCATTCAGGAATCGGGCAACCGTGCGGCAAAAATAGTTTCCAACATGCTGGAGTTCAGCCGCCGCAGCGAGTCGCGCAGACAGCTGGCCGACATGCATGCCCTGATGGACAAAACAGTGGAACTGGCCGCCAACGACTATGATCTGAAAAAGAAATATGACTTCAGGCACATAGAACTTGTCCGCGATTATGCCCCCGACCTGCCCGGCATACACTGCACCCCGACGGAAATAGAGCAGGTGCTGCTGAACCTGCTGAAAAATTCGGCACAAGCCATGGCAGGCAGGCCCAAAGACAGCACCGAACCGCCGCGCATCACCCTGCGCACCCGCCTGCAACACGACAAGGTGTGCATTCAGGTGCTCGATAACGGTCCCGGTATGGACGAAGAAACCCGCAAGCGGGTTTTTGAACCCTTCTTCACCACCAAAAGTGTGGGAGAAGGCACCGGACTGGGGCTTTCGGTCTCGTACTTCATCATCACCACCAACCACGGCGGTTCCTTCACCGTGGATTCCGAACCGGGCAAAGGCGCCTGTTTCACCATTCTGCTGCCGCGCTGA
- the ftsY gene encoding signal recognition particle-docking protein FtsY: MGFFSKLKRFWGGAETPAPEKAGKRDAAAQPETQVSPEESSGDALSDDAPHDTASAEAEQADIQAAAQRGGVAEQPHAAAAGDAADMPAAAAPPAAQAAQQAADAAPVWQTELTLALRGAEPRLSVWLGHVLQGIDRAGDELWDRLLFFFRALDAPADEASAFVGNFRKWLDDMEYERVEDFRSELQYRLALALELEDEEDERNRLFLKLSEGLTRTKEQITRRIDGLLSAHKQIDEAFWEELEEILIMADVGYEPAMELVGRLRARVRASGSDDPALFKELMREELEDIFRTPRRIAAINPPEVVLMVGVNGVGKTTTIAKLAYRARLQGKKVLIAAGDTFRAAAIEQLKVWADRVGAGFHSKGANADPAAVAYEAMDKAVKEGYDILFVDTAGRIHTKVNLMEELQKIRGVLGKKHPGAPHRSILVIDATTGQNALSQTRLFDESCKLDEIVLTKLDGTAKGGIVVAVAMQFGIPITYVGLGEKMEDLRPFDGRDFAQALLGSD, translated from the coding sequence ATGGGTTTTTTCAGCAAGCTGAAGCGGTTCTGGGGTGGGGCGGAGACTCCTGCCCCTGAAAAAGCCGGAAAGCGCGACGCCGCCGCGCAGCCGGAAACGCAGGTATCTCCGGAAGAATCGTCCGGTGATGCGTTGTCTGATGACGCACCGCATGACACTGCCTCTGCAGAGGCGGAGCAGGCAGACATACAGGCCGCGGCCCAACGCGGCGGCGTAGCGGAACAGCCGCATGCCGCAGCAGCCGGAGATGCGGCGGATATGCCCGCCGCCGCTGCGCCGCCTGCTGCACAGGCTGCGCAGCAGGCGGCTGATGCAGCCCCCGTCTGGCAGACGGAGCTTACGCTGGCGCTGCGCGGGGCCGAACCGCGGCTGAGCGTCTGGCTGGGGCATGTGCTGCAGGGCATAGACCGTGCCGGTGACGAGCTGTGGGATCGCCTGCTGTTCTTTTTCCGCGCTCTGGATGCTCCGGCGGATGAGGCATCGGCCTTTGTGGGTAATTTCCGCAAATGGCTTGATGACATGGAATACGAACGGGTGGAGGATTTCCGCTCGGAACTGCAGTACCGTCTTGCACTGGCGCTGGAGCTGGAAGACGAGGAAGACGAGCGCAACAGACTTTTTCTGAAGCTTTCAGAGGGGCTTACCAGAACAAAAGAGCAGATAACGCGTCGTATCGACGGTCTGCTTTCGGCACATAAGCAGATAGATGAAGCCTTCTGGGAGGAACTGGAAGAGATTCTTATCATGGCGGATGTGGGGTACGAACCGGCCATGGAGCTTGTGGGCAGACTGCGCGCACGGGTACGCGCCTCAGGTTCTGATGATCCTGCACTGTTCAAGGAACTGATGCGCGAGGAGCTGGAAGATATTTTCAGGACGCCGCGCCGTATAGCCGCCATCAATCCGCCTGAAGTGGTGCTGATGGTGGGCGTGAACGGTGTGGGAAAAACCACCACCATAGCCAAGCTGGCCTATCGGGCGCGTCTGCAGGGTAAAAAAGTGCTTATCGCCGCAGGTGATACGTTCCGTGCGGCGGCCATTGAACAGCTTAAGGTATGGGCCGACCGTGTGGGGGCAGGCTTTCACTCCAAGGGTGCCAATGCGGACCCCGCAGCCGTGGCCTATGAAGCCATGGATAAAGCCGTGAAGGAAGGATATGACATCCTTTTTGTCGATACGGCGGGGCGCATTCATACCAAGGTGAACCTGATGGAAGAGCTGCAGAAAATACGGGGCGTGCTGGGCAAAAAGCATCCCGGAGCACCGCACCGTTCCATTCTGGTCATTGACGCCACAACAGGCCAGAACGCTCTTTCGCAGACAAGACTTTTTGACGAGTCGTGCAAGCTGGATGAAATTGTCCTCACCAAGCTGGACGGCACGGCCAAAGGCGGCATTGTGGTGGCCGTGGCCATGCAGTTCGGCATACCCATTACCTATGTGGGGCTGGGCGAAAAAATGGAAGACCTGCGCCCCTTTGACGGCAGGGATTTTGCGCAGGCCCTGCTGGGATCAGACTGA